A single Fibrobacter sp. DNA region contains:
- a CDS encoding T9SS type A sorting domain-containing protein, which translates to MMIVKGIILALLLSVAAFSDLTLWYDEAASKFEEALPIGNGRLGGMVYGNVAKDRISLNESTVWNMSPGNNNKSGAANRLAEARQKIFSNDATGACNAVNAMIGGGQAAFQPVGNLYLEFSGHTASNYRRELDLKTAIAKTTYSSGGVTYTREYFASFTDQVIVIRLSANQPGKISCAVSMDSPHGNKNFSTSGNDLLLLNVTVNSSGIRFQTRVKVKTDGGTVSAANNKININGANSATVLVAVGTNFKSYNDVTANQVTRAESYINNVNQKTYNNILEDHLRSYKELFDRADVNLGTPTNDSTLTTDEQIRRFSVSNDPQLVRLHYQFGRYLMISSSRGESQPANLQGVWNESTNPPWGSKYTININTEMNYWMVESANLQECLEPLVRKIKQMAAPGKETAREHWGTDKGWVAHHNTDLWNRTAPIDGAWGFWPTGGAWLATHLWEHYLFTLDKDFLADVYPTIKGAAEFLLATLVEEPFSGKKYLGTCPSASPENKPGAWNCDVSFAPTMDIQITRDILNYTIEASRILGLDSDFRVQAETALNRLPPSMIGKHGQLQEWFKDWDNPNDQHRHVSHLYGLFPSAQISVRGTPELANAAKTSLNQRGDMATGWSLAWKMNLWARLEDGNHAYKLIQMLLTPDRTYPNLFDAHPPFQIDGNFGAVSGVNEMLLQSHNNEINFLPALPDRWSSGSFRGLLARGGFLIDTVTWSNKAVTRAVITSNAGGDCNLRHKNITSSFETEPGMTYVLDGSLKVTDSYRKGVTGVRRAVQDSRTGLEGKTFSDLRIVNNSGKIYIKAYGEVPDLSMQVYNLSGRVVYSLEKASGSELNVHTPQLKRGIYLVRINCGKIRQFEKVIVK; encoded by the coding sequence ATGATGATTGTTAAAGGAATAATACTGGCTTTGCTCCTGTCTGTGGCTGCTTTTTCTGACTTGACGCTCTGGTATGACGAGGCTGCGTCAAAATTCGAGGAAGCTCTGCCGATTGGAAACGGCCGCCTTGGTGGCATGGTATATGGAAACGTAGCAAAAGACAGGATCAGTTTGAATGAATCGACTGTCTGGAATATGTCTCCCGGAAACAATAACAAGAGTGGTGCCGCCAATCGTCTTGCTGAAGCACGGCAGAAGATTTTTTCCAATGATGCTACCGGAGCATGTAACGCGGTAAACGCGATGATCGGAGGCGGACAGGCTGCGTTTCAACCGGTTGGGAATCTTTATCTGGAGTTTTCCGGACACACCGCGTCAAATTATCGCCGTGAACTGGATTTGAAGACTGCGATAGCTAAAACTACGTATTCATCGGGAGGGGTAACCTATACCCGGGAGTATTTTGCCAGTTTTACTGATCAGGTAATAGTCATCAGATTATCGGCAAATCAGCCTGGTAAGATTTCCTGTGCGGTTTCCATGGACAGCCCTCATGGCAACAAGAATTTTTCCACATCCGGCAATGATTTACTGTTGCTGAATGTGACTGTCAATTCCAGCGGTATCAGATTCCAGACCCGTGTAAAAGTCAAAACTGACGGGGGTACAGTTTCAGCGGCAAACAATAAAATAAACATCAACGGGGCAAACAGCGCTACAGTTCTTGTCGCTGTAGGTACCAACTTTAAAAGCTATAATGATGTAACTGCAAATCAGGTAACCCGTGCTGAGTCGTACATAAATAATGTCAACCAGAAAACATACAATAATATTCTTGAGGACCACCTCCGCTCTTACAAGGAGCTGTTTGACAGAGCAGATGTAAACCTGGGTACACCGACAAATGATTCCACGCTTACAACTGACGAGCAGATCAGGAGATTTTCGGTATCCAATGATCCTCAACTGGTCCGTCTGCATTATCAGTTCGGACGTTATCTGATGATTTCCTCATCGAGAGGAGAATCACAGCCTGCAAATCTGCAGGGAGTATGGAATGAGTCGACAAATCCTCCCTGGGGAAGCAAATACACCATAAATATCAATACAGAGATGAACTACTGGATGGTGGAATCTGCTAATCTTCAGGAGTGTCTGGAACCGCTTGTGAGGAAGATAAAGCAGATGGCAGCACCCGGGAAGGAGACTGCCAGAGAGCACTGGGGTACTGACAAAGGCTGGGTGGCTCATCATAATACAGATTTGTGGAACCGGACTGCTCCGATCGATGGTGCATGGGGCTTTTGGCCCACTGGCGGCGCATGGCTCGCTACTCATCTCTGGGAACACTATCTTTTTACTCTTGATAAGGATTTTCTGGCTGATGTTTATCCGACTATAAAGGGAGCAGCGGAGTTTTTACTTGCCACTTTGGTTGAAGAGCCCTTTTCCGGTAAGAAATACCTGGGTACCTGCCCCAGTGCATCACCGGAAAACAAGCCCGGAGCATGGAACTGTGATGTGAGTTTTGCTCCAACGATGGATATACAGATCACTCGTGATATCCTGAACTATACAATCGAAGCATCGAGAATTCTTGGGCTCGATTCAGATTTCCGGGTGCAGGCTGAAACTGCATTGAACAGATTGCCTCCCAGCATGATTGGCAAGCATGGTCAGTTGCAGGAGTGGTTCAAGGACTGGGATAATCCAAATGATCAGCACAGGCATGTATCACATTTATACGGGCTGTTTCCTTCTGCGCAGATCAGTGTCCGCGGGACTCCGGAGCTGGCTAATGCCGCAAAAACCTCATTGAATCAGCGGGGAGATATGGCTACCGGCTGGTCACTGGCGTGGAAGATGAATCTGTGGGCCAGGCTTGAAGATGGAAATCATGCTTACAAACTGATCCAGATGCTTCTTACACCCGACCGTACCTACCCAAATCTCTTTGATGCTCATCCGCCGTTTCAGATCGACGGTAATTTCGGCGCGGTTTCAGGTGTAAATGAGATGCTGCTGCAGAGTCATAATAATGAGATCAATTTCCTGCCGGCTCTTCCGGACAGATGGAGCAGCGGATCATTCAGAGGATTGCTTGCGAGGGGAGGATTCCTGATTGACACTGTAACATGGAGTAACAAGGCAGTGACCAGGGCGGTTATCACATCAAATGCCGGTGGTGACTGTAACCTGCGGCATAAGAACATCACCAGTTCATTTGAGACAGAACCGGGGATGACCTATGTGCTTGATGGGTCACTGAAGGTTACAGACAGTTACAGAAAGGGTGTGACTGGTGTGAGGCGGGCTGTGCAGGACAGCAGGACTGGTCTTGAAGGAAAAACTTTTTCTGATCTACGTATTGTCAATAATAGTGGAAAAATTTATATAAAAGCATATGGAGAAGTACCGGATCTGTCTATGCAGGTGTACAACCTTTCCGGAAGAGTGGTTTACAGCCTTGAAAAAGCATCTGGATCGGAGCTAAATGTGCATACTCCACAACTGAAAAGAGGAATATATCTGGTAAGAATCAATTGTGGAAAGATCAGGCAATTTGAAAAAGTAATTGTAAAGTAA
- a CDS encoding family 43 glycosylhydrolase, which translates to MQKRIRNHALIQFQINYRKNIMKKDLAKKAVFTLFFGLFLISTVYAATVTNPIIWADVPDVSMIRVGDKYYMSSTTMHMNPGVPIMESDDMVHWKTVSYCYSTLVNNDKMNLNNGQNAYGAGSWASSIRYKDGTFYVLTFSSTSGSSHLYRSTSPAGPWTETKLPQWHDPSLLLDDDGRNYVLHGGGDIRIIELNSDLTGVKNGGLNKVLLTDPASVAGSGGLRAEGTQVYKHNGYYYIFNICWPSGSMRTQICSRGQSLNGSFEKKVVLRSSGVAQGSILQMKDNNWMGYLFQDNGSVGRCPWLVPVTWQDNWPVFNNGVAPSSFNMPYVSSAAGTGVVTSDDFSGSTLKLEWQWNHNPVNTHWSLTERPGFFRIKTSRASDNFVSARNLLTQRTFGPKSSARTCLDVSGLKDGDCAGLGALQAKYGFVGVKKNGTTNTIVMHNGATQVATAALNQNTVYLRIDMDFTNRTDKATFFYSLNGTSWTQIGNTLQMSYDMPHFMGYRFALFIYATKSTGGIADFDWYKVGSSYTDEISLESGYRLSVNITGKGTVSRSPDKSGYEENTPVTLTAQAEDGYVFKGWSGDGISSSENPLTITMNSDKTVNALFARSTADGNLVLNGDFSSGTEEWTLNVWDGAATASVVSGECRINITETSEINYQIQLVQPGLFLEQGKSYRVSFDAFASADRDLEVNVEMAVNPWTSYLDELKRFSLTTTKQTFSFVFTMEAPTDANGRLGFNFGTSSPAVTLDNISVKEYDPTNSTAKIKSFNSSVADIKCKNSVLQIRLPAYKNKSVRIDLYDMKGNLVRSVTHIIGGAGVCVQNLSNLPDGSYILNITSGNSIIKTSSVILTK; encoded by the coding sequence ATGCAGAAACGCATTCGTAATCATGCATTGATACAATTCCAAATCAACTACAGGAAGAATATCATGAAAAAAGATTTAGCAAAAAAGGCTGTTTTTACCCTGTTCTTCGGACTCTTCCTTATCTCCACCGTTTATGCCGCCACTGTGACAAACCCCATTATCTGGGCTGATGTTCCCGATGTATCGATGATCCGGGTTGGCGACAAATACTACATGAGCAGTACAACAATGCACATGAATCCCGGTGTACCGATTATGGAATCAGATGACATGGTACACTGGAAAACCGTCTCCTATTGCTATTCTACACTTGTAAATAACGACAAGATGAATCTCAACAACGGGCAGAACGCCTACGGTGCCGGATCATGGGCAAGCAGCATAAGGTACAAGGATGGAACCTTTTATGTTTTGACATTCTCATCGACATCCGGAAGCTCCCATCTTTACAGAAGCACCAGTCCAGCCGGCCCCTGGACAGAAACCAAACTGCCGCAATGGCATGACCCGTCACTGCTGCTCGATGATGACGGACGTAATTATGTTCTCCACGGCGGCGGTGATATACGTATCATCGAACTTAACTCAGATCTTACCGGTGTAAAGAACGGCGGATTAAATAAAGTCCTGCTCACAGATCCTGCTTCAGTTGCCGGTTCAGGCGGGCTCAGGGCCGAGGGCACACAGGTTTACAAACATAACGGCTATTACTACATATTCAATATCTGCTGGCCAAGCGGAAGTATGAGAACACAAATATGCTCCAGAGGCCAGTCACTTAACGGATCATTTGAGAAAAAAGTTGTTCTGCGAAGCAGCGGAGTGGCTCAGGGATCTATCCTGCAGATGAAGGATAACAACTGGATGGGTTATCTGTTTCAGGATAATGGATCAGTTGGACGCTGCCCCTGGCTTGTTCCAGTAACATGGCAGGACAACTGGCCTGTTTTCAATAACGGTGTCGCGCCAAGCAGCTTCAACATGCCTTATGTCTCCTCCGCTGCAGGAACAGGCGTTGTGACATCCGATGATTTCTCGGGAAGCACACTCAAACTGGAATGGCAGTGGAACCATAATCCGGTTAACACCCACTGGTCCCTTACGGAGCGACCCGGCTTTTTCAGGATCAAAACCAGCCGTGCCAGTGACAATTTCGTTTCCGCACGTAACCTCCTGACTCAAAGGACATTTGGACCTAAGAGTTCAGCCAGGACCTGCCTCGATGTCAGCGGGCTCAAGGATGGTGATTGCGCGGGTCTGGGAGCCTTGCAGGCAAAATACGGCTTTGTAGGAGTAAAGAAAAACGGTACTACAAATACAATAGTCATGCACAATGGAGCGACACAGGTTGCAACTGCCGCACTCAATCAGAACACTGTCTACCTGCGGATCGATATGGACTTTACAAACAGAACCGATAAGGCCACTTTCTTCTACAGCCTCAACGGTACCTCCTGGACCCAGATCGGCAACACACTTCAGATGAGCTACGATATGCCTCATTTCATGGGTTATCGTTTTGCTCTTTTCATCTACGCGACCAAAAGCACCGGCGGTATAGCAGATTTTGACTGGTACAAGGTCGGAAGTTCATATACTGATGAAATCAGCCTTGAGAGCGGATACAGGCTCAGTGTCAATATTACAGGTAAAGGAACTGTCAGCCGTTCTCCTGATAAATCCGGCTATGAGGAAAATACTCCTGTTACTCTCACTGCTCAGGCTGAAGATGGATACGTGTTTAAAGGTTGGAGCGGAGATGGTATAAGCAGCAGTGAAAATCCGCTCACTATCACCATGAACAGTGATAAGACAGTGAATGCACTCTTTGCCCGTAGTACTGCTGACGGTAATCTGGTGCTGAACGGGGATTTCAGTTCCGGAACTGAAGAGTGGACACTGAATGTCTGGGACGGAGCTGCGACAGCAAGCGTGGTTAGCGGAGAATGCCGCATAAATATCACAGAAACCTCTGAGATCAACTATCAGATTCAGCTCGTTCAGCCTGGACTGTTCCTTGAACAAGGGAAATCATATCGGGTGTCATTTGACGCATTCGCGTCAGCAGACCGTGACCTGGAGGTAAATGTTGAGATGGCGGTTAATCCATGGACAAGCTACCTGGATGAGCTGAAACGTTTTTCTCTTACTACCACAAAACAGACATTCTCCTTTGTGTTTACCATGGAGGCTCCAACAGATGCCAATGGTCGGCTGGGTTTCAATTTCGGGACCTCTTCTCCGGCAGTAACTCTGGACAATATCTCGGTAAAGGAGTACGATCCCACAAACAGCACCGCAAAAATAAAGAGTTTCAACTCTTCTGTCGCGGATATTAAATGCAAAAACTCAGTGTTGCAGATCAGGTTACCCGCATATAAAAACAAGTCTGTAAGGATCGATCTTTACGACATGAAAGGAAACCTTGTCCGTTCAGTAACCCACATAATCGGTGGTGCCGGGGTCTGTGTCCAGAACCTTTCGAATCTGCCCGATGGTTCTTATATTCTCAATATCACAAGCGGAAACAGCATTATTAAGACATCCAGTGTCATTTTGACAAAATAA
- a CDS encoding family 43 glycosylhydrolase, whose amino-acid sequence MKNVMRLIFCLLVLYICILPCFAENPVVQTCYTADPAPLVHDGVVYLYVGHDSSAAPNNSYLMRYYKCYSSKDMVNWTDHGIVLNMKSVSWSGGEANAAQVAYRNGSFYFYTSTNATGGIAIGVAVSKSPLGPFTDIGHPLITASQMNGCNATHSWRGLDPAVFIDDDGQAYLYWGNNVLYWVKLNENMVSTSGTISCLDAKNAAFGPDFEEAPWVYKRYGKYYLVYASGFPESIHYSMSSSPTGPWTYKGQIMKTQPGGVSNTIHPGVVDFQGNSYFFFHNAGLPGGSSYRRSVCIEQFVYNEDGTIPLISETSEGVINGVGNLDSYDTIQAETICWGSGIETKPCSDGGIMVTSISDGDYIKVKGVDFGIGVSGFEVRAASGSSGGTIELRTGSQTGTLVGTCTITGTGGWNTWKTFQCDITNCIGIKDFFLVFRGYGEPYRLNWYRFRREATSVSQDGNDPWKHVSGNLNFSSGVELNVKGTTLFVKFAASEGKPVTLKFYNMMGEVVRSEVLQTGSNNRIYRCDISGIPSGFYIVKIGDRESVFNSSKVLVSH is encoded by the coding sequence ATGAAAAATGTGATGCGCTTAATATTCTGCTTGCTGGTATTATACATCTGCATTCTGCCGTGTTTTGCGGAAAACCCAGTCGTACAGACATGTTATACTGCCGATCCGGCTCCGCTGGTACATGATGGTGTTGTATATCTGTATGTCGGCCATGATTCATCGGCTGCTCCCAATAACAGCTATTTGATGCGCTATTACAAGTGTTATTCCTCAAAGGACATGGTGAACTGGACAGATCATGGGATCGTTCTCAACATGAAGTCAGTATCCTGGTCCGGAGGGGAGGCAAATGCAGCTCAAGTCGCTTACCGCAACGGCAGTTTTTATTTCTATACGTCAACTAATGCCACAGGTGGAATTGCAATAGGTGTCGCAGTATCCAAAAGTCCTCTGGGGCCGTTTACCGACATCGGACATCCGCTGATTACTGCCAGTCAGATGAACGGGTGCAATGCTACCCACAGTTGGCGCGGCCTCGATCCGGCTGTATTTATTGATGATGACGGGCAGGCTTATCTTTACTGGGGAAACAATGTCCTTTACTGGGTAAAACTCAATGAGAATATGGTATCTACAAGCGGTACGATAAGTTGTCTGGATGCGAAGAATGCGGCTTTTGGTCCTGATTTCGAGGAAGCACCATGGGTTTACAAGCGGTATGGTAAATACTACCTGGTTTATGCATCGGGATTTCCGGAAAGCATTCATTATTCGATGAGTTCAAGTCCAACAGGGCCCTGGACTTACAAAGGGCAGATAATGAAAACTCAACCCGGTGGGGTAAGCAACACTATTCACCCGGGGGTGGTCGATTTCCAGGGGAACTCCTATTTCTTTTTCCATAATGCCGGTCTGCCGGGAGGAAGTAGTTACAGACGTTCGGTATGCATAGAGCAATTTGTTTACAATGAAGACGGTACGATACCTCTTATCAGTGAAACAAGTGAAGGGGTGATAAATGGGGTCGGTAATCTTGATTCTTATGATACAATTCAGGCTGAAACGATCTGCTGGGGATCGGGTATCGAAACAAAGCCCTGCAGTGATGGCGGAATAATGGTCACCTCGATTTCAGATGGTGATTATATCAAGGTAAAGGGTGTCGATTTCGGTATCGGCGTATCAGGATTTGAAGTCCGTGCAGCAAGCGGTTCCTCAGGCGGAACTATTGAACTTCGTACCGGAAGCCAGACAGGAACACTTGTCGGCACCTGTACTATCACCGGTACCGGCGGATGGAATACATGGAAGACTTTTCAGTGCGATATTACCAACTGTATCGGTATAAAAGATTTTTTTCTGGTTTTCAGAGGTTACGGTGAGCCATATCGTCTTAACTGGTACAGATTCAGAAGGGAAGCAACCTCCGTATCTCAGGATGGAAATGACCCCTGGAAACATGTATCAGGAAACCTGAACTTTTCATCCGGTGTGGAATTGAACGTGAAAGGCACAACATTATTTGTAAAATTTGCGGCATCGGAAGGGAAACCAGTGACTCTGAAGTTTTATAATATGATGGGTGAAGTTGTGCGATCAGAAGTTTTACAAACCGGTTCCAATAACCGCATCTACAGGTGTGATATTTCAGGAATTCCCAGTGGTTTTTACATCGTTAAAATCGGTGACAGGGAGAGTGTTTTTAACTCTTCGAAGGTGCTTGTAAGTCATTGA